One window of Candidatus Nitrosocosmicus arcticus genomic DNA carries:
- a CDS encoding beta-class carbonic anhydrase codes for MTDTNSIISQNKKYAENFTYGDLPPHPSEKIAILACMDARIPVNEVLGLRIGEAHIIRNAGGIVTDDALRSLIVSHEMLGTEKIIIINHTECGMATFKDQDLQKRISEKYNSNASDIKFHSFNDLEENVKDQIKKIRTSPFLSNIISVHGFIYDIKTGKIREVEQ; via the coding sequence ATGACAGATACAAATTCAATCATTTCTCAAAATAAAAAGTATGCTGAAAATTTTACATACGGTGATTTACCACCGCATCCTTCAGAAAAGATCGCCATATTGGCTTGTATGGATGCAAGAATACCGGTCAACGAAGTATTAGGCTTAAGAATTGGTGAAGCACATATAATAAGAAATGCTGGAGGAATAGTCACTGATGACGCATTGCGATCTCTGATTGTCTCCCACGAAATGCTAGGAACAGAGAAAATCATAATAATAAACCATACAGAATGTGGTATGGCTACTTTTAAGGATCAAGATTTACAAAAAAGAATCTCAGAAAAATATAACTCAAATGCTTCAGATATTAAATTTCATTCCTTTAATGATTTAGAAGAAAATGTAAAAGATCAAATAAAGAAAATTCGCACCTCTCCATTTCTTTCGAATATAATTTCAGTTCACGGATTCATTTACGATATTAAAACTGGTAAGATTAGAGAAGTTGAACAATAA